A window from Exiguobacterium marinum DSM 16307 encodes these proteins:
- the topA gene encoding type I DNA topoisomerase: MAKYLVIVESPAKAKTIKRYLGPNYMVKASMGHVIDLPKSQLGVDVEHDFEPKYITIRGKGPVLKELKTAAKKATKIFLAADPDREGEAIAWHLARALGVDETTECRVVFNEITKDAIKESFKHPRKINHDLVDAQQARRILDRLVGYGMSPLLWKKVKKGLSAGRVQSVAVKMIIDREREINAFDPEEYWTIKLDLNHDGEMFETSFYGKDGKKMELKSEEDAQSVLDTIDDTFKVIDVTKKERKRNASLPFTTSSLQQDAARKLNFRAKKTMMLAQQLYEGIDLGKKEGTVGLITYMRTDSTRISDLAKTEAKEYIESTFGEEYVALQKQKEKKAANAQDAHEAIRPTSALRDPASLKPYLSRDQLRLYKLIWERLIASQMAPAVLDTVKIDVESNGMIFRANGSTVKFPGFMKVYIESKDDDIVDTNQEKEGLLPPLEVEDTVSFETIEPKQHFTQPPPRYTEARLVRAMEELGIGRPSTYAPTLDTIQRRGYVVLEEKKFVPTELGELVIEMIDEYFNDFITVQFTADMETLLDSIEHKEVEWTEVVAPIYRSFEKRLKRAEEEIEKIEVKDEPAGIDCEVCGSPMVIKMGRYGKFMACSNFPNCTNTKPVQVEIGVPCPNCKDGQIVERRSKKGRLFYGCSNYPECEFVSWDKPVAKPCPVCDSLMVEKKIKDGLKYQCTNCTHTEVHQQEED; the protein is encoded by the coding sequence ATGGCAAAATATTTGGTGATCGTCGAATCACCTGCGAAAGCAAAAACTATTAAACGTTATTTAGGTCCGAATTATATGGTCAAAGCTTCGATGGGACACGTCATCGATTTACCGAAAAGTCAACTCGGTGTAGACGTGGAACACGACTTTGAACCGAAGTATATTACCATCCGTGGTAAAGGGCCGGTATTGAAAGAATTGAAGACGGCGGCTAAAAAAGCCACGAAAATCTTTCTCGCGGCCGACCCCGATAGAGAAGGGGAAGCGATTGCCTGGCATTTGGCTCGCGCGCTCGGTGTCGATGAGACGACTGAATGTCGCGTCGTCTTTAACGAGATCACAAAAGATGCGATTAAAGAATCGTTTAAACACCCACGTAAAATTAATCATGACCTCGTCGATGCGCAGCAAGCCCGGCGTATTCTAGACCGTCTCGTCGGTTATGGGATGAGTCCTTTATTATGGAAGAAAGTAAAAAAAGGACTATCTGCTGGACGAGTCCAATCGGTTGCTGTAAAGATGATCATCGACCGTGAACGCGAAATCAATGCGTTCGACCCGGAAGAGTATTGGACAATCAAGCTTGATTTGAATCATGATGGGGAAATGTTCGAGACTTCATTTTACGGAAAAGATGGGAAGAAGATGGAATTGAAGTCGGAAGAGGACGCTCAATCAGTTCTTGATACCATCGATGACACGTTTAAAGTCATTGACGTAACGAAGAAAGAACGAAAGCGAAACGCTTCGCTACCGTTTACGACGAGTTCGTTGCAACAGGATGCGGCGCGTAAATTGAATTTCCGTGCGAAGAAAACAATGATGCTCGCCCAACAATTATATGAAGGAATCGATCTTGGTAAGAAAGAGGGCACGGTCGGTCTGATCACGTACATGCGTACAGATTCGACACGGATCTCTGATTTGGCGAAGACAGAGGCAAAAGAATACATTGAATCGACATTCGGCGAGGAATATGTAGCTCTGCAGAAACAAAAGGAAAAGAAAGCAGCAAACGCACAAGATGCCCACGAAGCCATTCGTCCGACTTCAGCGCTACGTGACCCGGCTTCCTTGAAGCCTTATCTGTCACGCGACCAGTTGAGACTATATAAATTGATTTGGGAGCGTTTAATTGCAAGCCAAATGGCACCAGCAGTATTAGACACAGTTAAAATCGATGTCGAGTCGAACGGCATGATTTTCCGTGCCAATGGATCGACCGTTAAATTCCCAGGTTTCATGAAAGTGTATATTGAATCGAAAGATGATGATATCGTGGATACGAATCAAGAGAAGGAAGGGCTACTACCTCCTCTTGAAGTGGAGGATACGGTTAGTTTCGAAACGATCGAACCGAAGCAACACTTCACGCAACCGCCACCACGTTATACAGAGGCGCGCCTCGTTCGGGCGATGGAAGAACTCGGTATCGGTCGACCGTCGACTTATGCACCGACACTCGACACGATTCAACGACGAGGTTACGTCGTTTTAGAAGAGAAGAAGTTTGTTCCGACTGAACTTGGAGAACTCGTGATTGAAATGATTGATGAGTATTTCAATGACTTTATTACTGTTCAGTTCACGGCCGATATGGAGACACTCCTTGACTCAATCGAGCATAAGGAAGTCGAGTGGACCGAGGTCGTCGCACCGATTTATCGATCATTCGAGAAGCGCTTGAAGCGTGCCGAAGAAGAAATTGAAAAAATCGAAGTAAAAGATGAGCCTGCGGGAATCGACTGTGAAGTCTGTGGTTCGCCGATGGTCATCAAAATGGGACGATACGGTAAATTTATGGCTTGTTCGAATTTCCCGAACTGCACTAACACGAAACCGGTACAAGTCGAAATCGGGGTTCCTTGTCCAAATTGTAAGGATGGGCAAATCGTGGAACGACGCAGTAAAAAAGGTCGTCTTTTCTATGGGTGCTCGAATTATCCGGAATGTGAGTTCGTTTCATGGGACAAACCGGTTGCGAAACCGTGTCCAGTGTGCGACAGCTTGATGGTCGAGAAGAAAATTAAAGACGGTCTGAAATATCAATGTACGAACTGTACCCATACCGAGGTACATCAGCAAGAGGAGGATTAA
- the dprA gene encoding DNA-processing protein DprA: MNQTIARFAAARIPVEFVHHYLNGTLEAHRTQISTHVWKRAERALHASESYTQFVTWEDELFPKRLLDIPNPPYCLFYDGDLEVLQERTTAMVGSRELNRISQSLVNHYHSLIEETVSVSGGALGIDGLVHELALNKNRPTVAVLGAGLKNLYPAANRNMLLRLPLNGILLSEYTPDTPIQKFQFLERNRLVSGLGDTLVVLQARRKSGTMNTVGHALEQGKTVFAVPGSPLDPLAEGPNRLIEEGAIPLTNSDQIIQDLKIVR, encoded by the coding sequence ATGAATCAAACAATAGCTCGGTTTGCCGCTGCACGAATTCCGGTTGAATTTGTGCATCATTATTTGAACGGGACGCTAGAAGCACATCGCACTCAAATCTCTACACACGTTTGGAAGCGGGCTGAACGGGCGTTGCACGCGTCTGAGTCCTATACTCAGTTCGTCACGTGGGAAGATGAGCTGTTTCCAAAACGGTTACTCGACATCCCCAACCCACCATATTGCTTGTTTTACGATGGAGATTTAGAGGTACTACAAGAAAGAACGACTGCGATGGTCGGAAGTCGTGAGTTGAATCGAATCAGTCAATCGCTCGTGAATCATTATCACTCTTTAATAGAAGAAACTGTTTCGGTTTCAGGCGGAGCGCTTGGCATTGATGGCCTTGTCCACGAGCTTGCCTTAAATAAAAATCGTCCGACCGTGGCGGTGCTCGGAGCGGGGTTAAAAAACCTCTATCCAGCAGCGAACCGGAACATGCTTCTACGACTTCCTCTGAATGGAATTTTGTTGAGTGAGTACACGCCCGACACCCCGATTCAAAAATTTCAATTTTTGGAAAGAAATCGATTGGTGAGTGGTCTCGGTGATACACTCGTCGTCTTACAAGCAAGGAGAAAGAGCGGAACCATGAATACGGTCGGACACGCCTTAGAGCAAGGAAAGACGGTATTCGCGGTACCAGGTTCACCACTCGATCCACTTGCTGAAGGACCGAATCGATTGATTGAAGAAGGTGCGATTCCATTGACGAATTCTGATCAAATTATTCAAGATCTCAAGATTGTACGTTGA
- the sucD gene encoding succinate--CoA ligase subunit alpha codes for MSIWANKDTKVIIQGITGKQGLFHGEQMLAYNTKLVGGVTPGKGGTTVLDNVPVFNTVSEAVEATGANASIIYVPPAFAADSIMEAADSGIELIICITEGIPVVDMIQVKRYLEDKPARLIGPNCPGIITPGEAKLGIMPGYIHTKGHVGIVSRSGTLTYEAVHQLTTAGIGQSTAVGIGGDPVNGTNFIDTLKAFNEDEDTKAVIMIGEIGGTAEEEAAEWVKANMTKPVIGFIGGQTAPEGKRMGHAGAIISGGKGTAAEKIKTLNANGIEVAETPAVIGETLIRVLKNEGLYEACVTGQPTT; via the coding sequence ATGAGTATTTGGGCGAATAAAGATACGAAAGTAATCATTCAAGGGATTACAGGGAAACAAGGTCTGTTCCACGGCGAACAGATGCTTGCATATAACACGAAATTAGTCGGTGGTGTCACACCTGGTAAAGGTGGCACGACGGTTCTCGACAACGTGCCAGTCTTCAACACGGTGTCTGAAGCGGTAGAAGCGACAGGTGCCAATGCATCCATCATCTATGTTCCACCAGCTTTCGCAGCGGACTCGATTATGGAAGCTGCGGACAGCGGCATCGAATTGATCATCTGTATCACAGAGGGAATCCCTGTTGTAGACATGATTCAAGTGAAACGCTATCTCGAGGACAAACCGGCGCGCTTGATTGGACCGAACTGTCCTGGAATCATCACACCAGGAGAAGCAAAACTTGGCATCATGCCTGGCTATATTCATACGAAAGGGCATGTCGGAATCGTCTCACGTTCTGGGACGCTCACGTATGAGGCGGTACATCAGTTGACGACTGCGGGAATCGGTCAATCAACGGCTGTTGGAATCGGGGGAGACCCAGTCAACGGAACGAACTTCATTGATACGCTCAAAGCGTTCAACGAAGATGAAGACACGAAAGCTGTCATTATGATCGGGGAGATCGGTGGAACAGCTGAAGAAGAGGCTGCTGAATGGGTGAAAGCGAACATGACGAAACCAGTCATCGGGTTCATCGGTGGCCAAACGGCACCTGAAGGCAAGCGCATGGGACATGCCGGCGCGATTATCTCAGGCGGCAAAGGGACGGCTGCAGAGAAAATTAAGACATTGAACGCAAATGGGATCGAAGTAGCTGAAACGCCAGCTGTCATCGGTGAAACATTGATTCGTGTCTTGAAAAATGAAGGTTTATACGAAGCGTGTGTCACGGGTCAACCGACGACATAA
- the sucC gene encoding ADP-forming succinate--CoA ligase subunit beta encodes MNIHEYQAKELLKEFGVAVPTGYPAFTVEEAVAAAAKLDGEVKVVKAQIHAGGRGKAGGVKLAKTDEEVKQYASEILGKTLVTHQTGPEGKVVQRLYIEEGSAIDQEFYLGLVLDRSIGRIVIMGSSEGGMDIEEVAEHTPEKIHKEIVDPVVGLRPFQARRLAFKMEVPTKLVNKFSDMVMKLYKVYVETDCTIAEINPLVTTKDGNVIALDAKLNFDSNALYRHSEILSLRDTTEEDPREVEASKHDLSYIALDGNIGCLVNGAGLAMATMDIIKHYGAEPANFLDVGGGATKEKVTEAFKLILSDDQVKGIFVNIFGGIMKCDIIAEGIVAATKEIGLDLPLVVRLEGTNVDAGKRILDESGLAITTANSMADGAEKIAALVR; translated from the coding sequence ATGAATATCCATGAGTATCAGGCAAAAGAATTGCTAAAAGAGTTTGGGGTAGCCGTTCCGACGGGTTATCCAGCCTTTACGGTTGAAGAAGCTGTAGCAGCAGCTGCGAAGCTTGATGGTGAAGTGAAAGTTGTAAAAGCACAAATTCACGCAGGTGGCCGCGGTAAAGCTGGCGGCGTCAAACTTGCGAAGACAGATGAGGAAGTGAAGCAATACGCTTCAGAGATTCTCGGGAAAACGCTCGTGACACACCAAACTGGTCCGGAAGGAAAAGTTGTCCAGCGTCTCTATATCGAAGAAGGTTCTGCGATTGACCAAGAATTTTACTTAGGACTCGTGCTTGACCGTTCGATCGGCCGAATTGTCATCATGGGTTCATCTGAAGGTGGTATGGACATCGAAGAAGTCGCTGAACATACACCGGAGAAGATTCATAAAGAGATCGTCGACCCAGTCGTGGGCTTACGTCCATTCCAAGCTCGTCGTCTCGCATTCAAGATGGAAGTCCCGACGAAACTCGTCAACAAGTTCAGTGACATGGTCATGAAGTTGTACAAAGTGTACGTCGAGACAGATTGCACGATTGCAGAAATTAACCCGCTCGTTACGACGAAAGACGGCAACGTCATCGCGCTCGATGCAAAATTGAACTTCGATAGCAACGCACTCTATCGTCACTCGGAGATCCTTTCGCTCCGTGACACGACAGAAGAAGACCCGCGTGAAGTGGAAGCGTCTAAACATGACCTCAGCTATATCGCACTTGACGGGAACATCGGCTGTCTCGTCAACGGTGCCGGCCTTGCGATGGCAACGATGGATATCATCAAACATTACGGCGCCGAACCCGCTAACTTCCTCGATGTAGGCGGCGGCGCGACGAAAGAAAAGGTAACAGAAGCATTCAAATTGATTTTGTCAGACGACCAGGTCAAAGGAATCTTCGTTAACATTTTTGGTGGAATCATGAAGTGTGACATCATCGCAGAGGGGATTGTCGCAGCGACGAAAGAAATCGGACTCGACTTGCCACTCGTCGTTCGCTTAGAAGGAACGAACGTTGATGCCGGGAAACGCATTCTCGATGAATCTGGACTTGCGATCACGACAGCCAACTCGATGGCTGATGGTGCGGAAAAAATCGCAGCACTTGTTCGATAA
- a CDS encoding EscU/YscU/HrcU family type III secretion system export apparatus switch protein — translation MKDQKKAMALSYEQSMDAPHVVAKGTGIVAERMLEIALENGIPVHEDPALLSLLSALNIEDQIPEDVYQVIAELFVFLYQMEQDKI, via the coding sequence ATGAAAGACCAGAAGAAAGCGATGGCGCTCTCCTATGAGCAGTCGATGGATGCGCCACATGTCGTCGCCAAAGGAACGGGAATTGTAGCCGAACGCATGCTTGAGATTGCACTCGAAAACGGAATACCTGTTCATGAAGACCCAGCACTGCTTTCCTTACTCTCTGCTTTGAATATCGAAGATCAGATTCCGGAGGACGTCTATCAAGTCATTGCCGAACTTTTTGTGTTTCTTTATCAGATGGAACAGGATAAAATTTGA
- a CDS encoding ribonuclease HII — protein MTIQQIKQQLQDIRYEEWIQMKSTLSQDPRVGVQTLIRQKELQFERERMLRSDFERRLTYERELTRAGYERIVGVDEVGRGPLAGPVVAAAVLLPEGFYVAGLNDSKKMTKTARDAAYNQIMEVAEVGVGTVESGTIDDINIYEATKLAMMEAISQVGDADALLIDAMKLDLDIPQQSLIKGDSLSVSIAAASVVAKVVRDRMMEEYDLTYPGYGFDKNVGYGTEAHIEGLRRLGVTPIHRRTFAPIKHM, from the coding sequence GTGACGATTCAACAGATTAAACAACAGCTTCAAGATATCCGATATGAAGAGTGGATACAAATGAAGTCAACTTTATCACAAGACCCACGGGTGGGTGTGCAGACGTTGATTCGGCAGAAGGAGCTGCAATTTGAACGGGAGCGGATGTTACGGTCCGATTTCGAACGACGCTTGACATATGAGCGCGAGTTAACACGTGCAGGATATGAACGGATTGTCGGCGTGGATGAGGTCGGTCGCGGTCCACTCGCAGGACCAGTCGTGGCGGCTGCCGTTTTATTACCTGAAGGATTTTACGTTGCGGGGTTGAATGATTCTAAAAAAATGACGAAAACGGCACGAGATGCGGCTTACAATCAAATCATGGAAGTTGCAGAAGTTGGTGTCGGAACCGTCGAGTCGGGGACAATTGATGATATCAACATATATGAAGCGACAAAACTTGCAATGATGGAGGCCATCAGTCAAGTCGGAGACGCCGATGCCTTATTGATTGACGCGATGAAGCTTGACCTCGATATTCCACAACAATCTCTAATCAAAGGGGACTCGCTCAGTGTCTCGATTGCCGCGGCAAGTGTCGTCGCCAAAGTCGTTCGGGACCGGATGATGGAAGAATACGACCTTACATATCCTGGATACGGATTTGACAAGAACGTAGGATACGGGACCGAGGCACATATAGAAGGGTTGAGGCGCCTCGGGGTGACGCCAATTCATCGTCGTACGTTTGCCCCTATCAAGCATATGTGA
- the ylqF gene encoding ribosome biogenesis GTPase YlqF, with product MAIQWFPGHMAKARRQVTEKLKLIDVVIELVDARVPQSSRNPMVDEITAGKPRLIVLNKSDMADPVVTDAWLRALKRDDVEVVAVDAKHSKGLKQLITGAQKLMKEKHDRMREKGRNPGPIRALIIGIPNVGKSTLINRLAGRNIAITGDRPGVTKRQQWIKMKGGEMELLDTPGILWPKFEDQQVGYRLAATGAIKDEILNLDDIALYTVRELQARYPEQLKERFKIETLPDDAVELLETIGKKRGLLSGGYVDFEKTSELLLNELRHEKIGRVSLETPADHEMI from the coding sequence TTGGCAATTCAATGGTTTCCTGGCCACATGGCCAAAGCAAGAAGACAAGTTACTGAAAAGTTAAAACTGATTGATGTCGTCATCGAGCTCGTAGATGCGCGTGTGCCGCAATCGAGCCGTAACCCGATGGTCGATGAGATTACGGCGGGCAAACCCCGTCTTATCGTCTTGAACAAGTCAGACATGGCGGATCCCGTCGTCACCGACGCTTGGCTCCGCGCCTTGAAGCGCGATGACGTCGAGGTCGTCGCCGTCGATGCAAAGCATAGTAAAGGCTTGAAACAACTCATCACGGGTGCTCAAAAGTTGATGAAAGAAAAACATGACCGCATGCGTGAAAAAGGGCGTAACCCTGGACCGATTCGTGCACTCATTATCGGTATCCCAAACGTCGGGAAGTCAACACTCATCAACCGTCTCGCAGGACGAAACATCGCCATCACGGGCGACCGTCCGGGTGTGACGAAGCGTCAACAGTGGATCAAGATGAAAGGCGGCGAGATGGAACTCTTGGACACGCCAGGTATTCTCTGGCCGAAATTTGAGGACCAACAAGTTGGTTATCGCTTGGCCGCAACAGGCGCCATCAAAGATGAGATTCTCAACTTGGACGACATCGCCCTGTACACCGTCCGAGAATTGCAGGCGCGTTACCCGGAGCAATTAAAGGAACGATTCAAAATCGAGACGTTACCTGATGATGCGGTGGAACTTCTCGAGACGATTGGGAAGAAACGTGGTTTACTCAGTGGTGGATACGTCGATTTTGAAAAAACGAGCGAACTACTTTTGAATGAACTTCGACATGAAAAAATCGGACGGGTCTCTCTCGAGACACCGGCCGACCATGAAATGATTTGA
- the lepB gene encoding signal peptidase I — translation MKEVFSWLKAIVVALVIAFVIRTFIFVPVIVEGESMMPTLHNADRMIVSKISNYVGELDRGDIVVFHATESKDYIKRVIAIPGDTLEYRDDVLYINDEAVEEPYLDEFRAQMNGFPLTENFTLEQVTGESVVPEDSYFVMGDNRQNSKDSREIGFVSKEEIVGKTNFIFWPLDDVGTIED, via the coding sequence TTGAAAGAAGTGTTTAGTTGGCTAAAAGCCATCGTCGTCGCTCTTGTCATCGCGTTCGTTATCCGGACGTTCATCTTCGTTCCTGTCATCGTTGAAGGAGAGTCGATGATGCCGACGCTCCACAATGCGGATCGAATGATCGTCAGTAAAATTTCGAACTATGTTGGAGAGCTAGACCGAGGCGATATCGTCGTATTCCATGCGACAGAATCAAAAGATTATATTAAACGTGTCATCGCTATTCCAGGCGACACGCTCGAATATCGAGATGACGTGCTCTATATTAATGATGAAGCGGTTGAAGAGCCGTATTTAGATGAGTTCCGTGCACAGATGAACGGGTTTCCGCTGACGGAGAACTTTACACTTGAACAAGTGACGGGTGAGTCGGTCGTTCCTGAGGATTCGTATTTCGTCATGGGAGACAATCGTCAAAATTCGAAAGACAGCCGTGAGATTGGGTTTGTGTCGAAAGAGGAGATTGTCGGCAAGACAAACTTCATCTTCTGGCCGCTCGATGATGTTGGCACGATAGAAGATTAA
- the rplS gene encoding 50S ribosomal protein L19, translating to MNTQKLFREITEEQFKSDVPAFRPGDTVRVHVKVVEGTRERIQIFEGVVIKRKGGGISETFTVRKISYGVGVERAFPLHSPRVAQIEVVRYGKVRRAKLYYLRNLRGKAARIKEIRR from the coding sequence ATGAACACACAAAAACTGTTCCGTGAAATCACAGAAGAACAATTCAAATCGGACGTACCTGCTTTCCGTCCTGGTGACACAGTACGTGTCCACGTTAAAGTTGTAGAGGGAACGCGCGAGCGTATCCAGATCTTCGAAGGCGTAGTCATTAAGCGTAAAGGTGGCGGCATCAGCGAAACATTCACAGTCCGTAAGATTTCTTACGGTGTAGGTGTTGAGCGTGCATTCCCGCTTCACTCACCACGCGTTGCGCAAATCGAAGTTGTACGCTACGGTAAAGTTCGCCGTGCGAAACTTTACTACCTCCGTAACCTTCGCGGTAAAGCAGCACGTATTAAAGAAATCCGTCGTTAA
- the trmD gene encoding tRNA (guanosine(37)-N1)-methyltransferase TrmD produces MKIDVLTLFPDMFQALDHSIVGRAKALGQVDMTFVNFRDFSTNKHHKVDDYPYGGGAGMLLTPQPIFDAFDSLEARKPRIILTTPTGKPFNQQMAEEWAKEEHLIFLCGHYEGFDQRIHDELATDEVSIGDFVLTGGELATMVMIDATVRLLPDVLGDQASHEDDSFSTGLLEYPHYTRPAEFRGLKVPDVLLSGNHARIEEWRREQSLERTYRKRPDLLEHAELTEHDKKFLQSLRD; encoded by the coding sequence ATGAAGATTGATGTGTTGACGTTGTTCCCGGACATGTTTCAGGCGCTCGATCATTCCATCGTTGGCCGGGCGAAAGCGCTCGGGCAGGTGGACATGACCTTCGTCAACTTTCGGGACTTTTCAACGAACAAGCATCATAAAGTCGATGATTATCCGTATGGCGGCGGGGCGGGCATGTTACTCACGCCACAACCAATCTTTGATGCGTTTGACTCTCTCGAGGCACGAAAGCCTCGAATCATCCTCACGACCCCAACTGGAAAACCGTTCAATCAACAGATGGCAGAGGAATGGGCAAAGGAAGAACATCTGATCTTTTTATGCGGGCATTATGAAGGGTTTGACCAGCGCATCCATGATGAACTGGCGACCGATGAGGTGTCGATTGGGGACTTTGTTCTGACTGGTGGAGAGCTTGCGACGATGGTGATGATCGATGCGACCGTGCGACTACTTCCGGACGTCCTCGGCGATCAGGCGAGCCATGAAGATGATTCTTTCTCGACCGGACTTCTTGAGTATCCGCACTATACACGACCGGCTGAATTTCGTGGGTTGAAAGTACCGGACGTCCTCCTATCGGGGAACCATGCCCGAATCGAGGAATGGCGGCGGGAACAATCGCTCGAGCGGACCTATCGAAAACGGCCGGATTTGCTCGAACATGCCGAGTTGACGGAACATGATAAAAAGTTTCTGCAATCGTTGCGCGATTGA
- the rimM gene encoding ribosome maturation factor RimM (Essential for efficient processing of 16S rRNA) yields MDWLYVGKIANTHGLKGEVKILAATDFPEERFKKGNTLFLDVNGTKQEMTITTYRPHKQFHLVTFKGLENINLVEKYKGLKLYVHAEHVHELDEHEFYYHEIIGCKAIVDGIVIGVVDDIFETNGANDVWVIKRPGKSDALIPYIESVVKEIDLETKRVVITPIPGMIDDED; encoded by the coding sequence ATGGATTGGTTATATGTTGGAAAAATCGCCAATACGCATGGACTTAAAGGCGAAGTGAAGATTTTGGCGGCAACAGACTTTCCGGAAGAACGTTTTAAAAAAGGAAACACGCTGTTTCTTGATGTGAACGGAACGAAACAAGAAATGACAATCACGACATATCGTCCGCATAAGCAGTTTCATCTTGTCACGTTCAAAGGACTTGAGAATATCAACCTCGTAGAAAAATATAAAGGGTTGAAGCTTTATGTTCATGCCGAACACGTCCACGAGTTGGATGAACATGAATTTTATTATCATGAAATCATTGGTTGTAAGGCCATCGTGGACGGGATTGTCATCGGTGTCGTCGATGACATCTTTGAAACGAACGGTGCGAACGATGTGTGGGTGATCAAGCGCCCAGGTAAGTCGGATGCTCTCATCCCCTATATCGAATCGGTCGTTAAAGAAATCGACTTGGAAACGAAGCGAGTTGTCATCACACCGATTCCTGGAATGATTGACGATGAAGATTGA
- the rpsP gene encoding 30S ribosomal protein S16 — translation MAVKIRLKRMGAKKSPFYRIVVADSRSPRDGRFIEQVGHYNPVAKPEAEVRINEELALKWLADGAKPSDTVRNLFSKAGIMEKFHNAKNAK, via the coding sequence ATGGCAGTTAAAATTCGTCTTAAGCGCATGGGCGCAAAAAAATCACCTTTCTACCGTATCGTTGTAGCAGACTCACGTTCACCACGTGACGGTCGCTTCATCGAGCAAGTTGGTCACTACAACCCGGTTGCAAAACCAGAAGCAGAAGTTCGCATCAACGAAGAACTCGCGCTCAAATGGTTGGCAGACGGCGCGAAGCCATCTGACACAGTACGTAACTTGTTCTCTAAAGCAGGGATCATGGAGAAATTCCACAACGCGAAAAACGCGAAGTAA